The Xanthomonas indica genome has a segment encoding these proteins:
- a CDS encoding S8 family peptidase translates to MFEMSHRGSRQRPWLVVLGASALTSLLLATPAFAGDVNLSGLSSEPTVQRFIVKTRDAAPISISSASAAAAAPSAALRATLQSAAAALPAKNGRALGLTPLRRLALGPEVVKASRPLDRAEAETLMRQIAADPNVEYVEVDQRMTIALTPNDPRLGDQWAFGTSNAGINVRSAWDKATGNGVVVAVIDTGITSHPDLNANILPGYDFISDADAARDGNGRDSNPADEGDWAAAGECYSGSPASDSSWHGTHVAGTIAAVTNNGTGVAGTAFNAKIVPVRVLGKCGGYTSDIADAITWASGGTVSGVPANQNPAEVINMSLGGSGTCSSTYQNAINGAVGRGTTVVVAAGNSSTNVSSSVPANCNNVIAVAATTSSRAKASYSNYGSGIDISAPGSSILSTLNDGTTTPGNASYASYSGTSMATPHVAGVVALMQSVAPTALTPAQVESTIKNTAASFSCSQGCGAGLLDANAAVTAAQNGSSGGGGGGGGGSSNELQDGVAVTNLSANTGSSLNYTVKVPSGASSLVVNISGGSGDADLYVRFGSAPTDSAYDCRPYRNGNTESCTFNSPQAGTYYVRVKAYSTFSGVSLKADY, encoded by the coding sequence ATGTTCGAAATGTCGCATCGTGGTTCGCGCCAGCGTCCGTGGCTGGTCGTGCTGGGCGCCTCCGCTCTCACCTCGCTGCTGCTGGCCACCCCAGCCTTCGCCGGTGACGTGAACCTCTCCGGCCTGTCTTCCGAACCGACCGTGCAGCGCTTCATCGTCAAGACCCGCGACGCCGCGCCGATCAGCATCTCCAGCGCCTCCGCGGCCGCTGCCGCGCCCTCGGCGGCGCTGCGCGCGACGCTGCAGTCGGCCGCCGCCGCGCTGCCGGCCAAGAACGGCCGTGCGCTCGGCCTGACCCCCCTGCGCCGCCTGGCGCTGGGGCCGGAAGTGGTCAAGGCCAGCCGTCCGCTGGACCGCGCCGAGGCCGAGACGCTGATGAGGCAGATCGCCGCCGACCCGAACGTCGAGTACGTCGAGGTCGACCAGCGCATGACCATCGCACTGACCCCGAACGATCCGCGCCTGGGCGACCAGTGGGCCTTCGGCACCAGCAACGCCGGCATCAACGTGCGCTCGGCCTGGGACAAGGCCACCGGCAACGGCGTGGTCGTGGCGGTGATCGACACCGGCATCACCAGCCATCCGGATCTCAACGCCAACATCCTGCCCGGCTACGATTTCATCAGCGACGCCGATGCCGCGCGCGACGGCAACGGCCGCGACAGCAACCCGGCTGACGAAGGCGACTGGGCCGCCGCCGGCGAGTGCTACTCCGGCTCGCCCGCCTCCGACTCCAGCTGGCACGGCACCCACGTGGCCGGCACCATCGCCGCGGTCACCAACAACGGCACCGGCGTGGCCGGCACCGCGTTCAACGCCAAGATCGTGCCGGTGCGCGTGCTCGGCAAGTGCGGCGGCTACACCTCCGACATCGCCGATGCCATCACTTGGGCCTCCGGCGGCACCGTCAGCGGCGTGCCGGCCAACCAGAACCCGGCCGAAGTGATCAACATGTCGCTGGGCGGCAGCGGCACCTGCTCGAGCACCTACCAGAACGCCATCAACGGCGCGGTCGGCCGCGGCACCACGGTGGTGGTGGCGGCGGGCAACAGCTCGACCAACGTGTCCAGCTCGGTGCCGGCCAACTGCAACAACGTGATCGCAGTGGCGGCCACCACCTCGTCGCGGGCCAAGGCCAGCTACTCGAACTACGGCTCGGGCATCGACATCTCCGCGCCGGGCTCGAGCATCCTGTCGACCCTCAACGACGGCACCACCACCCCGGGCAACGCCAGCTACGCCTCCTACAGCGGCACCTCGATGGCGACGCCGCACGTGGCCGGCGTGGTCGCGCTGATGCAGTCGGTGGCGCCGACCGCGCTGACCCCGGCGCAGGTGGAAAGCACCATCAAGAACACCGCGGCCAGCTTCTCCTGCTCGCAGGGCTGCGGCGCCGGCCTGCTCGACGCCAACGCAGCGGTCACCGCGGCGCAGAACGGCAGCAGCGGCGGCGGTGGCGGTGGTGGCGGCGGCAGCAGCAACGAGCTGCAGGACGGCGTGGCGGTCACCAACCTCAGCGCCAACACCGGTTCCTCGCTGAACTACACGGTGAAGGTGCCGTCCGGTGCCAGCAGCCTGGTGGTCAACATCTCCGGCGGCAGCGGCGATGCCGACCTGTACGTTCGCTTCGGCAGCGCGCCGACCGATTCGGCCTACGACTGCCGTCCGTACCGCAACGGCAACACCGAGTCCTGCACCTTCAACTCGCCGCAGGCCGGCACCTACTACGTGCGGGTGAAGGCGTACAGCACGTTCTCCGGCGTCAGCCTGAAGGCCGACTACTGA
- the sufT gene encoding putative Fe-S cluster assembly protein SufT: protein MYSRSSEPVQFERDCAAVMVPQGDAVTLPAGSYGYITQALGGSYTVFVEGNLFRIAGKDGDAIGKESPPGLELPEDAGDEQVEALIWQQLRTCFDPEIPFNIVDLGLIYDVAMHARDDGQRTVEVKMTLTAPGCGMGEILVDDVRSKLEMIPTVVEADVELVFDPPWGRHMMSEAARLETGML, encoded by the coding sequence ATGTACTCACGCAGCAGCGAACCTGTCCAATTCGAACGCGATTGCGCGGCGGTGATGGTGCCGCAGGGCGACGCGGTGACCCTGCCGGCCGGCAGCTACGGCTACATCACCCAGGCCCTGGGCGGCAGCTACACGGTGTTCGTGGAGGGCAACCTGTTCCGCATCGCCGGCAAGGACGGCGACGCCATCGGCAAGGAGTCGCCGCCGGGGCTGGAACTGCCCGAGGACGCCGGCGACGAGCAGGTCGAGGCCCTGATCTGGCAACAGCTGCGCACCTGCTTCGACCCCGAGATCCCGTTCAACATCGTCGATCTGGGGCTGATCTACGACGTGGCCATGCACGCGCGCGACGATGGCCAGCGCACCGTCGAGGTCAAGATGACCCTGACCGCGCCCGGCTGCGGCATGGGCGAGATCCTGGTCGACGACGTGCGCAGCAAGCTGGAGATGATCCCGACGGTGGTCGAGGCCGACGTCGAGCTGGTGTTCGATCCGCCATGGGGCCGGCATATGATGTCCGAGGCCGCGCGCCTGGAAACCGGCATGCTCTGA
- the wrbA gene encoding NAD(P)H:quinone oxidoreductase codes for MAEILVLYYSRGGSVARLARQIARGVGEVPGMTARLRTVPPVAAVTQTSAPPVPDSGAPYVDASDLRECVGLALGSPTRFGNMAAPVKHFIDGLGADWASGTLAGKPAAVFTSTASLHGGQEATLLSMHLPLLHHGCLIVGIPYTEPLLSSTRSGGTPYGASHVAGADDDPQPSEEEAQLARALGRRLADIAQRLAAP; via the coding sequence ATGGCCGAGATTCTGGTCCTGTACTACAGCCGCGGCGGCTCGGTGGCGCGCCTGGCACGGCAGATCGCGCGCGGCGTCGGCGAAGTGCCGGGCATGACCGCGCGCCTGCGCACCGTGCCACCGGTGGCGGCAGTCACCCAGACCAGCGCACCGCCGGTGCCCGACAGCGGCGCGCCGTACGTGGATGCCAGCGACCTGCGCGAATGCGTGGGCCTGGCACTGGGCAGCCCGACCCGTTTCGGCAACATGGCCGCGCCGGTCAAGCACTTCATCGACGGCCTCGGCGCCGACTGGGCCAGCGGCACCCTCGCCGGCAAGCCGGCGGCGGTGTTCACCTCGACCGCCTCCCTGCACGGCGGCCAGGAAGCCACCCTGCTGTCGATGCATCTGCCGCTGCTGCACCACGGTTGCCTGATCGTCGGCATCCCCTACACCGAACCGCTGCTCAGCAGCACCCGCAGCGGCGGCACGCCCTATGGCGCCAGCCACGTCGCCGGCGCCGACGACGATCCGCAACCCAGCGAGGAAGAAGCGCAGCTGGCGCGCGCGCTCGGCCGGCGCCTGGCCGACATCGCACAACGACTGGCGGCGCCATGA
- a CDS encoding NAD(P) transhydrogenase subunit alpha: MSDGFVALYIFMLAAIAGHVIISRVPVILHTPLMSGSNFIHGIVLIGAMVVLGHADTTLEKAIGFVAVLLGAGNAAGGYVVTERMLDMFKSSKPDAAKTKAKD, encoded by the coding sequence ATGAGCGACGGGTTCGTGGCCTTGTACATCTTCATGCTGGCGGCCATCGCCGGGCACGTGATCATCTCGCGGGTGCCGGTGATCCTGCATACCCCGCTGATGTCCGGTTCCAACTTCATCCACGGCATCGTGCTGATCGGCGCGATGGTGGTGCTGGGCCATGCCGACACGACGCTGGAAAAGGCCATCGGCTTCGTCGCGGTGCTGCTCGGCGCCGGCAACGCCGCCGGCGGCTACGTGGTGACCGAGCGCATGCTGGACATGTTCAAGTCCAGCAAGCCGGACGCCGCCAAGACCAAGGCCAAGGATTGA
- a CDS encoding asparaginase domain-containing protein translates to MEELLIVTTGGTIDKIYFDDKSDYQIGDPQIGQILKELGVTFRFTVIPIIRKDSLHITDEDRELIRATIAAQSARHVLITHGTDSMVQTGKVLQAIEGKTIVMTGALNPARFRGSDAEFNIGCAVGAVQSLPAGVYIAMNGRIWDPQKVRKNVAANRFEAA, encoded by the coding sequence ATGGAAGAACTCCTGATCGTCACCACCGGCGGCACGATCGACAAGATCTACTTCGACGACAAGTCCGACTATCAGATCGGCGACCCGCAGATCGGCCAGATCCTCAAGGAACTGGGCGTGACCTTCCGCTTCACCGTGATCCCGATCATCCGCAAGGATTCGCTGCACATCACCGACGAAGACCGCGAACTGATCCGCGCCACCATCGCCGCGCAGTCCGCGCGCCATGTGCTGATCACCCACGGCACCGACTCGATGGTGCAGACCGGCAAGGTGCTGCAGGCGATCGAAGGCAAGACCATCGTGATGACCGGTGCGCTGAACCCGGCCCGCTTCCGCGGCTCCGACGCCGAGTTCAACATCGGCTGCGCGGTCGGCGCGGTGCAGTCGCTGCCGGCTGGCGTCTACATCGCCATGAACGGGCGCATCTGGGACCCGCAGAAGGTGCGCAAGAACGTGGCGGCCAACCGCTTCGAAGCCGCCTGA
- a CDS encoding RNA polymerase sigma factor, whose amino-acid sequence MLVSTPALAPPSTDADPEQRPLPASLDAFLAEIGPRAFRFAEAGLRQREDALDAVQDAMIKLLAYRERPAQEWTPLFWSILRRRIIDLQRRRHFRLRFWAPNSERDADSPPDWADDGPNPSEQHERRQTHARLVTALRALPARQREAFTLRVLEELDVATTARAMGCSEGSVKTHLSRAREALQKHLEDVR is encoded by the coding sequence GTGCTGGTGAGCACGCCTGCCCTCGCCCCGCCGTCGACCGATGCCGATCCCGAACAGCGCCCGCTGCCGGCGTCGCTGGACGCGTTCCTGGCCGAGATCGGACCGCGCGCGTTCCGCTTCGCCGAAGCCGGCCTGCGCCAGCGCGAGGACGCACTGGATGCGGTGCAGGACGCGATGATCAAGCTGCTGGCCTACCGCGAGCGCCCGGCGCAGGAGTGGACGCCGCTGTTCTGGAGCATCCTGCGCCGGCGCATCATCGACCTGCAGCGTCGCCGCCATTTCCGCCTGCGCTTTTGGGCGCCGAACAGCGAGCGCGACGCGGACAGCCCGCCGGACTGGGCCGACGACGGCCCCAATCCGTCCGAGCAGCACGAGCGCCGCCAGACCCATGCGCGGCTGGTGACGGCACTGCGTGCACTGCCGGCCCGGCAGCGCGAGGCCTTCACCCTGCGCGTGCTGGAAGAGCTGGACGTGGCCACCACCGCACGCGCGATGGGCTGCTCGGAAGGCTCGGTAAAAACCCATCTGTCGCGCGCCCGCGAGGCGCTGCAGAAACATCTGGAGGACGTCCGATGA
- a CDS encoding DUF3106 domain-containing protein, whose translation MTRLIRLSLALALLAGSVVPAAFAAPPPPGPPPPPPAADRDDDAGPPLPDWEHLSPQQRELLIAPLRQRWNDTPQQRRRMFEHAQRWQSMTPEQRDQARKGARRYEDMSPQQREEARVLFDRMRALPPEQRKALRDRWEAMTPAQRAAWIRANAGPDDRPPPDASR comes from the coding sequence ATGACTCGCCTGATCCGTCTCTCCCTGGCGCTGGCGCTGCTGGCCGGCAGCGTCGTCCCGGCCGCTTTTGCCGCCCCGCCCCCGCCGGGACCGCCGCCACCGCCCCCCGCCGCCGACCGCGACGACGACGCCGGCCCACCGCTGCCCGACTGGGAACACCTGAGCCCGCAGCAGCGCGAGTTGCTGATCGCGCCGCTGCGCCAGCGCTGGAACGACACTCCGCAGCAACGCCGGCGCATGTTCGAACACGCGCAACGCTGGCAGTCGATGACCCCGGAGCAACGCGACCAAGCGCGCAAGGGTGCGCGTCGCTACGAGGACATGAGCCCGCAACAGCGCGAGGAAGCGCGGGTGCTGTTCGACCGCATGCGGGCGCTGCCGCCGGAGCAGCGCAAGGCATTGCGCGACCGCTGGGAAGCGATGACGCCGGCGCAACGCGCCGCCTGGATCCGCGCCAATGCCGGCCCGGACGACCGGCCGCCGCCCGATGCGTCCCGGTAA
- a CDS encoding NAD(P)(+) transhydrogenase (Re/Si-specific) subunit beta has protein sequence MSFFGARLLMELLPILIKSSYLVAATLFLLGLQRMASPRTARSGIRWAGFGMLLATAATFLLPGLHNLPLIVLAIVLGTAAAWISAKKVAITDMPQMVALYNGMGGGSAAAIGAVELLRFSFLMRRDTTHWSEAAIAALAARQPDATTLALAVIGSAIGAVSLSGSIIAWAKLDGRLDKRVTFPAQQAFNLLVCVAMLGVGAWAAISLSPLAIVLFFVLALALGVLMTLPIGGADMPVVISLYNAFTGLAVAFEGYVLGNEALIIAGMMVGAAGILLTRLMAKAMNRPIRGVLFSNFGGGGQAQAIAGSQKPIEAGDVAAMMAYAERVVIVPGYGMAVAQAQHKIWELAQRLIERGVKVKFAIHPVAGRMPGHMNVLLAEAGVPYDLIADMDDINPEFASTDVSLVIGANDVVNPVAKTDPASPIYGMPILDVVNSRNVIVIKRGKGTGFAGIENALFYADNTRMLYGDGAEAAGALVSELKALDGGGH, from the coding sequence ATGTCCTTTTTCGGAGCACGCCTGCTGATGGAACTGTTGCCGATCCTGATCAAGAGCAGCTACCTGGTCGCCGCCACGCTGTTCCTGCTCGGCCTGCAGCGCATGGCCTCGCCCAGGACCGCGCGCAGCGGCATCCGCTGGGCCGGCTTCGGCATGCTGCTGGCGACCGCCGCCACCTTCCTGCTGCCGGGGCTGCACAACCTGCCGCTGATCGTGCTGGCGATCGTGCTCGGCACCGCCGCGGCGTGGATCTCGGCCAAGAAGGTGGCGATCACCGACATGCCGCAGATGGTCGCGCTGTACAACGGCATGGGCGGCGGCTCGGCGGCGGCGATCGGCGCGGTGGAACTGCTGCGCTTCTCGTTCCTGATGCGCCGCGATACCACGCACTGGAGCGAGGCCGCGATCGCCGCGCTGGCCGCGCGCCAGCCCGATGCGACGACACTCGCGTTGGCGGTGATCGGCTCGGCGATCGGCGCGGTGTCGCTATCCGGCTCGATCATCGCCTGGGCCAAGCTCGACGGGCGCCTGGACAAGCGCGTCACCTTCCCCGCGCAGCAGGCGTTCAACCTGCTGGTGTGCGTGGCGATGCTGGGCGTGGGCGCCTGGGCCGCGATCAGCCTGAGTCCGCTGGCGATCGTGCTGTTCTTCGTGCTGGCGCTGGCGCTGGGCGTGCTGATGACGCTGCCGATCGGCGGCGCCGACATGCCGGTGGTGATCTCGCTGTACAACGCCTTCACCGGCCTGGCGGTGGCGTTCGAAGGTTACGTGCTCGGCAACGAGGCGCTGATCATCGCCGGCATGATGGTCGGCGCGGCGGGCATCCTGCTGACCCGGCTGATGGCCAAGGCGATGAACCGGCCGATCCGTGGCGTGCTGTTCTCCAACTTCGGTGGCGGCGGCCAGGCGCAGGCGATCGCCGGCAGCCAGAAGCCGATCGAGGCCGGCGATGTGGCGGCGATGATGGCCTATGCCGAGCGCGTGGTGATCGTGCCCGGCTACGGCATGGCGGTGGCGCAGGCCCAGCACAAGATCTGGGAGCTGGCGCAGCGGCTGATCGAACGCGGGGTCAAGGTCAAGTTCGCGATCCACCCGGTGGCCGGGCGCATGCCCGGGCACATGAACGTGCTGCTGGCCGAGGCCGGCGTGCCCTACGATCTGATCGCCGACATGGACGACATCAACCCCGAGTTCGCCAGCACCGACGTGTCGCTGGTGATCGGCGCCAACGACGTGGTCAACCCGGTCGCCAAGACCGATCCGGCCAGCCCGATCTACGGCATGCCGATCCTGGACGTGGTCAATTCCAGGAACGTCATCGTGATCAAGCGCGGCAAGGGCACCGGTTTCGCCGGCATCGAGAACGCGCTGTTCTATGCCGACAACACCCGCATGCTCTATGGCGACGGCGCCGAGGCCGCCGGCGCCCTGGTCAGCGAGCTGAAGGCGCTGGACGGCGGCGGGCATTGA
- a CDS encoding branched-chain amino acid aminotransferase — translation MSATEPSTQFRLIPSTAARSAEARAQILAAPGFGNYFTDHMVAIEWSREQGWHDAEVRAYGPLALDPAASVLHYGQEIFEGIKAYRHADGSIWTFRPEANGKRLQRSAQRLALPELPVALFVESLRQLIAVDAAWVPSAPETSLYFRPFMIANEAFLGVRAAQKAGYYVIASPAGAYFAKGVAPVAIWLSTDYARAAKGGTGAAKCGGNYAASLLPQQQAQAQGCSQVLFLDPVEGKYIEELGGMNVFLVMRDGSLVTPALSGSILEGITRDSILQLARDRGMQVVERQVSIDEWRDGVASGEIAEVFACGTAAVVTPIGQLKGKDFAVGDLTAPAGPVTLSLRQELTDIQYGRVADRHGWLVRLG, via the coding sequence GTGTCCGCTACCGAGCCGTCCACGCAGTTCCGCCTGATCCCGTCCACCGCCGCGCGCAGCGCCGAGGCGCGCGCGCAGATCCTCGCCGCACCGGGCTTCGGCAACTATTTCACCGACCACATGGTCGCCATCGAATGGAGCCGCGAGCAGGGCTGGCACGACGCCGAAGTGCGTGCCTACGGCCCGCTGGCGCTGGACCCGGCCGCCTCGGTGCTGCACTACGGCCAGGAGATCTTCGAAGGCATCAAGGCCTACCGCCATGCCGACGGCTCGATCTGGACCTTCCGCCCGGAGGCCAACGGCAAGCGCCTGCAGCGCTCGGCGCAGCGCCTGGCGCTGCCGGAACTGCCGGTGGCGCTGTTCGTGGAGTCGCTGCGGCAGCTGATCGCGGTCGACGCGGCGTGGGTGCCGTCGGCACCGGAGACCAGCCTGTACTTCCGTCCGTTCATGATCGCCAACGAGGCCTTCCTGGGCGTGCGCGCCGCGCAGAAGGCCGGCTACTACGTCATCGCCAGCCCGGCCGGCGCCTATTTCGCCAAGGGCGTGGCGCCGGTGGCGATCTGGCTGTCCACCGACTACGCGCGCGCCGCCAAGGGCGGCACCGGCGCGGCCAAGTGCGGCGGCAACTATGCCGCCTCGCTGCTGCCGCAGCAGCAGGCGCAGGCGCAGGGCTGCTCGCAGGTGCTGTTCCTCGACCCGGTCGAGGGCAAGTACATCGAGGAACTGGGCGGCATGAACGTGTTCCTGGTGATGCGCGACGGCAGCCTGGTCACCCCGGCGCTGTCGGGCAGCATCCTGGAAGGCATCACCCGCGACAGCATCCTGCAACTGGCCCGCGACCGCGGCATGCAGGTGGTGGAGCGGCAGGTGAGCATCGACGAATGGCGCGACGGCGTGGCCTCGGGCGAGATCGCCGAGGTGTTCGCCTGCGGCACCGCTGCGGTGGTGACCCCGATCGGGCAGCTGAAGGGCAAGGATTTCGCGGTGGGCGACCTGACCGCGCCGGCCGGCCCGGTGACCCTGTCGCTGCGCCAGGAACTGACCGACATCCAGTACGGTCGCGTCGCCGATCGCCACGGCTGGCTGGTGCGGCTGGGCTGA
- the ybaK gene encoding Cys-tRNA(Pro) deacylase: MSKATRATTALDAAGIAYRLHPYDYAAEAGAKGLQAAQALGLPPERVLKSLMAWVDTRAVCVVVPSDRRVQLKKLAAAAGGKAARMMEATEAERRTGYKVGGISPLGQQRPAPVLIEQSALGAGSVWFNAGQRGLLLEMEAAQVLDALQARACDLCE, encoded by the coding sequence ATGTCCAAGGCCACGCGCGCAACCACGGCGTTGGACGCGGCCGGCATCGCGTATCGGCTGCATCCCTACGACTACGCCGCCGAGGCTGGCGCCAAGGGCCTGCAGGCCGCGCAGGCGCTGGGCCTGCCGCCGGAGCGGGTGCTGAAGAGCCTGATGGCCTGGGTCGACACGCGCGCGGTCTGCGTCGTGGTGCCATCCGACCGCCGCGTGCAGTTGAAGAAACTGGCCGCTGCCGCGGGCGGCAAGGCGGCGCGGATGATGGAGGCCACCGAGGCCGAGCGCCGCACCGGCTACAAGGTCGGCGGCATCAGTCCGCTGGGCCAGCAGCGGCCGGCGCCGGTGCTGATCGAGCAATCGGCGCTGGGCGCGGGCAGCGTATGGTTCAACGCCGGGCAACGCGGCCTGCTGCTGGAGATGGAAGCCGCGCAGGTGCTCGACGCGCTGCAGGCGCGCGCTTGCGATCTGTGCGAGTAA
- a CDS encoding NAD(P) transhydrogenase subunit alpha — protein MAVQVLVVKESAQGERRVAATPETVKKLVALGAQARVEPQAGVSAGFVDDAYLAAGASLADADSPAQADLVLCVQPLPALALEQLKEGACVVGILQPQADPARAAALQARQLVAFPLERLPRTTRAQAMDVLSSQAGMAGYKATLIAAQLAPRFFPMLTTAAGTIRPSKVLIVGAGVAGLQAIATAKRLGAQVEGFDVRPETREQIESLGGKFLDLGVSAAGEGGYARQLTDDERAEQQRRLAEHLKGIDVVVCTAAVPGRPAPKILSAAMVAGMKPGSVVVDLAAETGGNCELTRPGETLEHAGVTIAGPLDLASMGAVHASEMYARNVYNFVALFLKDGAIAYDWNDELLAKTRWTA, from the coding sequence ATGGCAGTGCAGGTGCTGGTGGTGAAGGAGTCGGCGCAGGGCGAACGCCGCGTGGCGGCCACGCCGGAGACGGTCAAGAAATTGGTCGCGCTGGGCGCGCAGGCGCGGGTCGAGCCGCAAGCGGGGGTGTCGGCCGGGTTCGTCGATGACGCGTATCTGGCCGCTGGCGCCAGCCTGGCCGATGCCGACAGCCCGGCGCAGGCGGATCTGGTGCTGTGCGTGCAGCCGCTGCCGGCGCTGGCGCTGGAGCAGCTCAAGGAAGGCGCCTGCGTGGTCGGCATCCTGCAGCCGCAGGCCGATCCGGCGCGTGCGGCGGCATTGCAGGCCCGGCAACTGGTTGCCTTCCCGTTGGAACGGCTGCCGCGCACCACCCGCGCGCAGGCGATGGACGTACTCAGCTCGCAGGCCGGCATGGCCGGTTACAAGGCGACTCTGATCGCCGCGCAGTTGGCGCCGCGCTTCTTCCCGATGCTGACCACCGCGGCCGGCACCATCCGCCCGTCCAAGGTGCTGATCGTCGGTGCCGGCGTGGCCGGCCTGCAGGCCATCGCCACCGCCAAGCGTCTGGGCGCGCAGGTGGAGGGCTTCGACGTGCGCCCGGAAACCCGCGAGCAGATCGAATCGCTGGGCGGCAAGTTCCTCGACCTCGGGGTCAGCGCCGCCGGCGAGGGCGGCTACGCGCGGCAACTCACCGACGACGAACGCGCGGAGCAGCAGCGCCGCCTAGCCGAGCACCTGAAGGGCATCGACGTGGTGGTGTGCACCGCCGCGGTGCCGGGGCGGCCGGCGCCGAAGATCCTCAGCGCGGCGATGGTCGCCGGGATGAAGCCCGGCAGCGTGGTGGTGGACCTGGCCGCCGAGACCGGCGGCAACTGCGAACTGACCCGGCCTGGCGAGACCCTCGAACACGCCGGCGTGACCATCGCCGGTCCGCTGGACCTGGCCAGCATGGGCGCGGTGCATGCCAGCGAAATGTACGCGCGCAACGTCTACAACTTCGTCGCCCTGTTCCTGAAGGACGGCGCGATCGCCTACGACTGGAACGACGAACTGCTGGCGAAGACGCGCTGGACGGCGTGA
- a CDS encoding DUF2069 domain-containing protein has protein sequence MSGGRLRVALGVALLALAALFAAWFHDDRHRLAALLVFALPPLLLAVGVLRGSALARFWSGVGALLWFSHGVMTAWSHPPQRGYGWAELLLALLVVGLSSAPGIRARFARRRGPAGRD, from the coding sequence ATGAGTGGTGGGCGCCTGCGGGTGGCGCTGGGGGTGGCGCTGCTGGCGCTGGCGGCGCTGTTCGCGGCCTGGTTCCACGACGATCGCCACCGTCTGGCCGCCCTGCTGGTGTTCGCGCTGCCGCCGCTGCTGCTGGCCGTGGGCGTGCTGCGCGGCTCGGCGCTGGCGCGATTCTGGAGCGGCGTCGGCGCGCTGCTGTGGTTCAGCCACGGGGTGATGACCGCCTGGAGCCACCCGCCGCAGCGCGGCTATGGCTGGGCCGAACTGCTGCTGGCGCTGCTGGTGGTGGGCCTGTCCAGCGCGCCAGGCATCCGCGCGCGCTTCGCCCGCCGCCGCGGCCCGGCCGGGCGCGACTGA